A region from the Dendropsophus ebraccatus isolate aDenEbr1 chromosome 1, aDenEbr1.pat, whole genome shotgun sequence genome encodes:
- the LOC138789014 gene encoding E3 ubiquitin/ISG15 ligase TRIM25-like, with amino-acid sequence MASATLRDELLCSICLSVFKDPVMLRCGHNYCRVCIDRVLDTQDGAGVYSCPECREEYQERPALMRNLYLHNVAERFLVTQPEQAEITGICCTYCVDSAVPAVKSCLLCEASLCDKHLRAHSKSPEHVLSEPSTSLEKRKCSVHKKMLEYYCTEDAACICVSCRLDGEHRGHRVEMLDEASEKKKKKLRNVLQKLMAKRKETEERVRSVEERRRKAQEKAAGEAEKVTALFTDIRRRLDDLEKRVLSEISRQEKQESLSLSALIQQLEIKKDELSRKMRHIEELCNMADPLTVLQEPDTGDLCDPEEGGGDEDTRGHDRQFHDVDDLDVAVISDTFRTLCDIISGIRIYGEGPADILLDVNTAHNNLIISDDLKTATRTEEKQNRPETAERFQYCPQVMSSRRFSSGRHYWDVEISRSVWWSVGMCYPSIDRRWDQSVIGYNNKSWCVRRSNNQYSVRHDRKVIQLPDNISSDRVRICLDYEAGRLSFYELCDPIRHLHTFTATFTEPLYAVLGISVPFFPGLHRGGSVRIIN; translated from the coding sequence ATGGCGTCTGCTACTCTGAGAGACGAGCTGCTCTGCTCCATCTGTTTATCTGTATTTAAGGATCCTGTAATGCTGAGATGTGGCCACAACTACTGCCGGGTCTGTATTGATCGTGTGCTGGatacacaggacggggctggagtttattcctgtcctgaatgCAGAGAAGAGTATCAGGAGCGGCCTGCACTGATGAGGAACTTATATCTCCATAATGTAGCAGAACGTTTCCTGGTTACTCAGCCAGAACAAGCGGAGATCACCGGGATCTGCTGCACTTACTGTGTGGACTCTGCTGTACCTGCTGTGAAATCCTGTCTGCTctgtgaggcttctctgtgtgataaacacctgagagctcacagcaagtcaccagaacacgtcttatctgagcccagcacttccctggagaagaggaaatgttctgtccataagaagatgctggaatattactgcactgaggacgctgcttgtatctgtgtgtcctgcagattGGATGGAGAACATCGGGGACACAGGGTGGAGATGCTGGATGAGGCctctgagaagaagaagaagaaactgagaAATGTTCTCCAGAAACTGATGGCAAAGAGGAAGGAGACCGAGGAAAGAGTCCGGAGtgtggaggagcgcaggagaaaagctCAAGAAAAAGCAGCTGGAGAAGCCGAGAAAGTCACTGCCCTGTTTACAGACATCAGGAGACGGCTGGACGACCTGGAGAAAAGGGTCCTGAGTGAGATCTCCAGGCAGGAAAAGcaagagtcactgtcattgtctgctctgatccagcagctggaaataaagaaggacgagctgtccaggaagatgagacacattgaggagctgtgtaacatggcggatccactgactgtcttacaggaaccggacacaggtgacttgtgtgatcctgaggaggggggaggtgatgaggacacaagGGGACATGATAGACAGTTCCATGATGTAGATGATCTGGATGTGGCTGTGATCTCAGACACATTCCGTACATTATGTGACATAATATCAGGTATAAGGATCTATGGGGAGGGTCCTGCAGACATATTACTGGATGTAAACACAGCTCATAATAATCTCATTATATCAGACGACCTGAAAACTGCAACCAGGACAGAAGAGAAGCAGAATCGtccagaaacagcagagagattcCAGTATTGTCCTCAGGTGATGAGCAGCAGGAGATTCTCCTCAGggcgacattactgggatgtggagatCAGTAGATCAGTATGGTGGAGTGTGGGgatgtgttatcccagtatagACAGGAGGTGGGATCAGTCAGTCATTGGATATAATAATAAGTCCTGGTGTGTGAGGAGGAGTAATAATCAGTATTCAGTGAGACATGACAGGAAAGTGATCCAGTTACCTGACAATATCTCCAGTGATAGAGTCAGGATCtgtctggattatgaggccgggcggctgtccttttatgagctgtgtgaccccatcagacacttacacaccttcaccgccaccttcaccgagccccttTATGCTGTACTAGGTATATCTGTACCATTCTTTCCAGGTCTCCATAGAGGTGGCTCAGTGAGGATTATAAATTAA